The nucleotide sequence GCGGACGATCATCTTCGCGGGTCAAGCCGTTACCGGATTCACCGACGATGCGGAAGAACATACGCTGACTGCAATGGCGGAGCTCATGAATGAGTACGGCATCCGCATTGCGCTGATCGAAACGGATCCTTCCAAGCCTCAGCAGAAGGGAGCGGCAAAGCTTGCCTACTTGACCGATTATGAAGCGGTGCGGCTTCACTCGATCCTGGAAGGCGAGATGTTTCAATCGCCTGCTACGCTGTCCGACCGGATGGTGCTTGCGGTAACTGATCGCAACATCCGCATGATCTATTTGAATGCGAGCATACAGAGGGATACTGACACAGCATTCTTGAAAAATTCATTATTCAATATGAGAGAAAGCCTGAAAGGCCCGGACGGCGCAGTGCAGCGCATACAAGAGGAAGGCTTCCGGATGGGCGAAGCGGAGACGTTCACCGTCGCGGATTTCGTGCCGGCTGACAAGCTGTTGAAGCTGGTTGTCCTTGCAGGGGTGTTTGCTTTGGCGGCCTTGCTGGCGGGCATGTTCTTCCAGTGGTCTCCTCTTCTCGTATTCGTCGGCGGACTAATTGGCGGGGCTGGGCTATATGTGCTCTCTCCGATGCTGCTGCTTCAAGCCGCAGCCTTGCTGGCCGCCATCAGCGCGCCCAGTCTTGCGGTCATTCTGGCCATTCGCACGCTTGCTCGCAAGCATGGGCGCGAACAAGGCTTCAGCTCCAGCCGCGAGGGTGTGGTCGAGCAGAAAGGCGATACGGTCGGCCTTGCCGGCTGGCTGCTGATTGGCGCGCCAGACAAGGGAATGGCGTCATCGTGGCTGGGTGCTGTCGGCTTGCTGCTGCGTACGGTAGCCATTTCCTTAATCGGCATTATCTACGTTGTCGGCTTGCTGCATACGATTACGTATTTGCTGGCCATTGATCTGTTCCGCGGTGTCAGTCTGCTGAAGCTAGCCCCGATCGGCATTGTCGTGTTGTATTATATCTTCTTCCGGGACGAGCTGTCGCTTGAGCGGATAGCAGGCCGCGTCAAAGCGATTTTGATGGCCAATATCAAAGTTGTGTATATTGTGATCCTGGGTATAGTGGGGGTTGTTGGCTTGTATTACTTGTCTCGCGCCGGCAACGCCGGAACCACCTTGCCATACGAGCGTGCCTTCCGCGCATTTCTGGAAAATACGCTGGGCGTCAGACCACGCACGCAGGAATTTTTGATTGGCCACCCCTTGCTTATTGC is from Xylanibacillus composti and encodes:
- a CDS encoding DUF5693 family protein encodes the protein MASFLRWNRKMQRVLWLIVALGVMASLPMAAERWQTEQSSGGVEIVFDFADLLVLSEFEAEPQTFMDQELAAMQGAGVTTIAIYEATLVEMQQTGHIKLYTPLEAALLEGSSWADPDTRHTYLLFSGEQERAALQPIIERYFASLDVPVHRWDVDDRAGLRIEMSQNAAQQLPMEPNPLLLDRLHGMGFQLAARLSDRPQLDMAKTEEMIRMLHTYGVRTIIFAGQAVTGFTDDAEEHTLTAMAELMNEYGIRIALIETDPSKPQQKGAAKLAYLTDYEAVRLHSILEGEMFQSPATLSDRMVLAVTDRNIRMIYLNASIQRDTDTAFLKNSLFNMRESLKGPDGAVQRIQEEGFRMGEAETFTVADFVPADKLLKLVVLAGVFALAALLAGMFFQWSPLLVFVGGLIGGAGLYVLSPMLLLQAAALLAAISAPSLAVILAIRTLARKHGREQGFSSSREGVVEQKGDTVGLAGWLLIGAPDKGMASSWLGAVGLLLRTVAISLIGIIYVVGLLHTITYLLAIDLFRGVSLLKLAPIGIVVLYYIFFRDELSLERIAGRVKAILMANIKVVYIVILGIVGVVGLYYLSRAGNAGTTLPYERAFRAFLENTLGVRPRTQEFLIGHPLLIAGAYLCLRYRKGLLLVVLGVIGQLTMVNTFTHLHTPLDISMLRVTYGVAFGLLVSVVLAGVLEVLIRSWRKWAHLFRVF